A stretch of the Uranotaenia lowii strain MFRU-FL chromosome 3, ASM2978415v1, whole genome shotgun sequence genome encodes the following:
- the LOC129756333 gene encoding uncharacterized protein LOC129756333 isoform X4, producing the protein MSWTSHLITILVVTVFAQIVLSAPAPQFLTFQDGKFGVNFGGYHAEAGLGGLLTGNAAHGGLSASAGTPYGQQAGAGIGGIASGNERTAGGAYAGATAGHGVGASAAIGGGLAGEGGAGGVGAEAHAAGVSKKVVRLGQTNGADAPSEAVFESETAPAKSPSVSTRFNQENDGKSKTKTKTYVKEVNTDISAHHPVHTRTKTFYKKKIISRPHKVATDDNFNGHHGIQSETHVYNNGFDLNRFFDFQTFSNLAATYAHPPVQTSISSVATTSHVEHKGHTANTELTKEVSKDEQNNGNGVQPPNKTSVTSIATSSRGKDKDQKPNTELNKEVTIDRIFNSIEVQPPVKTSVTSIATTNHVADKSQTSNTELNKEVATGTTIYAHGVQPPIKTSGTSITSITTISHRGDNKDRSKNTELNKEVHLNNRQDTNGQSSGSSQTTTTITGSSSHGTNFWNDIFNIPIATLSAVNQFLNNKSGSGTVQVHKHTEIVHGTA; encoded by the exons TTTCTGACCTTCCAAGATGGTAAATTTGGCGTTAACTTTGGCGGTTACCACGCCGAGGCCGGCCTTGGAGGCCTTCTAACAGGCAATGCGGCTCACGGAGGACTGTCGGCTTCGGCCGGAACACCCTACGGACAGCAGGCAGGCGCCGGAATCGGTGGCATCGCGAGCGGAAACG AACGCACTGCGGGTGGAGCTTATGCTGGTGCCACTGCCGGTCATGGAGTGGGAGCAAGTGCAGCCATCGGAGGAGGATTGGCTGGAGAAGGTGGAGCTGGAGGAGTTGGAGCAGAAGCACACGCAGCAGGAGTCAGCAAGAAGGTGGTTCGACTGGGACAAACTAACGGAGCCGATGCACCATCTGAG GCCGTTTTCGAGAGCGAGACCGCTCCTGCCAAAAGCCCATCAGTTAGTACGCGATTCAATCAGGAAAACGATGGTAAATCGAAGACCAAAACTAAAACCTACGTGAAGGAAGTAAATACCGATATTTCAGCTCATCATCCGGTCCATACCCGCACGAAAACTTTCTACAAGAAGAAAATCATCAGCCGGCCACACAAG GTAGCAACAGATGATAATTTCAACGGCCACCACGGGATTCAAAGTGAGACGCACGTTTATAACAACGGGTTCGATCTCAATCggtttttcgattttcaaacattctccAATCTGGCCGCTACCTATGCCCATCCACCAGTTCAGACATCCATATCATCAGTAGCAACGACTAGCCATGTAGAACACAAAGGTCACACGGCAaacactgaattgacaaaagag GTTTCGAAAGACGAGCAGAACAACGGAAATGGGGTTCAGCCACCAAATAAAACTTCTGTAACATCCATTGCAACGTCCAGCCGTGGGAAAGATAAAGATCAAAAGCCCAATACTGAACTGAACAAAGAG GTAACGATAGATAGAATTTTCAACTCCATTGAGGTTCAACCACCTGTAAAGACATCAGTAACATCCATAGCAACGACTAACCATGTGGCAGACAAAAGTCAAACGTCGAATACCGAACTTAACAAAGag GTTGCGACAGGTACAACCATCTACGCTCATGGGGTTCAACCGCCTATAAAGACATCGGGAACATCGATAACATCCATAACAACGATCAGCCATAGGGGAGACAATAAAGATCGATCTAAAAATACTGAACTGAACAAAGAG GTTCACCTGAATAACCGCCAAGACACAAACGGCCAATCGTCGGGCTCATCTCAAACGACAACGACGATCACAGGCTCCTCCTCTCACGGTACAAACTTCTGGAATGACATTTTCAAT ATTCCGATTGCGACACTGAGCGCCGTCAACCAGTTTCTTAACAACAAGTCCGGATCCGGAACCGTACAAGTTCACAAACATACGGAAATAGTTCACGGAACTGCTTAA
- the LOC129756333 gene encoding probable protein phosphatase DDB_G0279461 isoform X5, protein MSWTSHLITILVVTVFAQIVLSAPAPQFLTFQDGKFGVNFGGYHAEAGLGGLLTGNAAHGGLSASAGTPYGQQAGAGIGGIASGNERTAGGAYAGATAGHGVGASAAIGGGLAGEGGAGGVGAEAHAAGVSKKVVRLGQTNGADAPSEAVFESETAPAKSPSVSTRFNQENDGKSKTKTKTYVKEVNTDISAHHPVHTRTKTFYKKKIISRPHKVATDDNFNGHHGIQSETHVYNNGFDLNRFFDFQTFSNLAATYAHPPVQTSISSVATTSHVEHKGHTANTELTKEVSEDDKNNDNEFQPPNKTSVTSIATTSHGKGKDQKPNTELNKEVSKDEQNNGNGVQPPNKTSVTSIATSSRGKDKDQKPNTELNKEVTIDRIFNSIEVQPPVKTSVTSIATTNHVADKSQTSNTELNKEVHLNNRQDTNGQSSGSSQTTTTITGSSSHGTNFWNDIFNIPIATLSAVNQFLNNKSGSGTVQVHKHTEIVHGTA, encoded by the exons TTTCTGACCTTCCAAGATGGTAAATTTGGCGTTAACTTTGGCGGTTACCACGCCGAGGCCGGCCTTGGAGGCCTTCTAACAGGCAATGCGGCTCACGGAGGACTGTCGGCTTCGGCCGGAACACCCTACGGACAGCAGGCAGGCGCCGGAATCGGTGGCATCGCGAGCGGAAACG AACGCACTGCGGGTGGAGCTTATGCTGGTGCCACTGCCGGTCATGGAGTGGGAGCAAGTGCAGCCATCGGAGGAGGATTGGCTGGAGAAGGTGGAGCTGGAGGAGTTGGAGCAGAAGCACACGCAGCAGGAGTCAGCAAGAAGGTGGTTCGACTGGGACAAACTAACGGAGCCGATGCACCATCTGAG GCCGTTTTCGAGAGCGAGACCGCTCCTGCCAAAAGCCCATCAGTTAGTACGCGATTCAATCAGGAAAACGATGGTAAATCGAAGACCAAAACTAAAACCTACGTGAAGGAAGTAAATACCGATATTTCAGCTCATCATCCGGTCCATACCCGCACGAAAACTTTCTACAAGAAGAAAATCATCAGCCGGCCACACAAG GTAGCAACAGATGATAATTTCAACGGCCACCACGGGATTCAAAGTGAGACGCACGTTTATAACAACGGGTTCGATCTCAATCggtttttcgattttcaaacattctccAATCTGGCCGCTACCTATGCCCATCCACCAGTTCAGACATCCATATCATCAGTAGCAACGACTAGCCATGTAGAACACAAAGGTCACACGGCAaacactgaattgacaaaagag GTTTCGGAAGACGACAAAAACAACGACAATGAGTTTCAACCGCCCAATAAAACATCAGTAACATCGATAGCAACCACCAGTCATGGCAAAGGCAAAGATCAAAAGCCCAATACTGAGTTAAACAAAGAG GTTTCGAAAGACGAGCAGAACAACGGAAATGGGGTTCAGCCACCAAATAAAACTTCTGTAACATCCATTGCAACGTCCAGCCGTGGGAAAGATAAAGATCAAAAGCCCAATACTGAACTGAACAAAGAG GTAACGATAGATAGAATTTTCAACTCCATTGAGGTTCAACCACCTGTAAAGACATCAGTAACATCCATAGCAACGACTAACCATGTGGCAGACAAAAGTCAAACGTCGAATACCGAACTTAACAAAGag GTTCACCTGAATAACCGCCAAGACACAAACGGCCAATCGTCGGGCTCATCTCAAACGACAACGACGATCACAGGCTCCTCCTCTCACGGTACAAACTTCTGGAATGACATTTTCAAT ATTCCGATTGCGACACTGAGCGCCGTCAACCAGTTTCTTAACAACAAGTCCGGATCCGGAACCGTACAAGTTCACAAACATACGGAAATAGTTCACGGAACTGCTTAA